AAAACAATTCTTCATTGTCTTCAATGTAATGCGGTGGACCTGAAGAAGCATCAGACACCATTGATAAATCCTCTTCTtcatcctcctcctcctctgtTCTCGCTTTTGCTTCTTTTGCCTTATAATTTTCACTGCCGCCACTGCCGCCGTTGAAACGGTGGTCTGAAGTATAGGATTGGTCTAAGTACATAGTCCAACCTGATTCACTTCCACTGCAATAATGTGTAGCAGACCAATCATTCATGGTGGCAATAAAGTGGTTAAGTTTTGAGGGAATTTTTGGTTTCAGGTAATAGAAGAGATTATGAAGATTGAaatgtttataaaaaaaaagaaaagaaaaagtccCTGTCCAATTTCTCTGAGTTGTGGGATTTCTATTGAAGGGGAAAAAGGGATCAAAACAATGACACTTAAAATCCTGGACTTAGTTTATCCCTCGTTTTATCTTTTggcctttcctttctttatctGTTTGTGGACACATCAGAGATGCCAGTTGGCAAGAACAATGGGCAAATCAACAACAATGATGATATCAAAAGCGACAAACGTTTGGATGTGCAACAACAGTAGGCCCCCCTGCAAATGTGTACAATGGTGGTGCTGTCATTTCTATTAAAATTCAACCCTACTTTGGAACAAACTCAcctttcatttttcctttttattaagCTTAAGTGCTTTTGATTAAGCTTGGGGTTTTACCTTTTCTTTGACTATTCTTCATCAGTTCCTTTATATCTCACTTTGTTGACCCATCATTGCTGCCTTTTTTCTCTCAATCAGGAAAAGAAGATGATAAAAACAATTCCCTTTTTCATATTATCCTCTTCTGGGTATCCTTTGTTTTCTCTtatctttcttgttttttacCAGCTGTTTGATATTGAATGTTAAAGTAGAATTTAGACTTCTATTTATTGTTAAACAACCGACAGACAACCGTATAATTATGTATCTTGCAAATCCCAGTTAACAAATTCCTGTTTTGTCTTATCCTATCGCCTTGgtttcttcttctacttcttcaCTGGGTTAGGAACGGTACAATGGAGAGCTTGAAATGTTATGGAGTTCACTTTTTTGAAGGAATTTACTGCATTTGCTATTTGTTTATACTTCTCTTTTAAGCCTCCAATCTCATTTATATATCTTCTGAAAAGCCAAAAGGTTTCGTCTTTATTGAAAAATCGCTCAAAAAGCTAAGATTCTGCAGTCCCCACGAGTGGAAGCCTCTCATTGCCAAATTATTGACTCCTTTTTTGTCGTTGAACTCTCTTGCATTGGAGATCGATTTTGGTCACCGTTTTCCATTGGACCATGTTTATGCTGACTGAAAAATCTCATCCATTTTCATAatccttcttctccttctctctctctgttATGTGTCACAGTTTAGTTCCCATGACAAGCAAAACGGCCTTGCAGGTGAGTGGTCTGAGTGTTATAGAGTCACCCAAAACCCCACCAAATTCTTGCTATTGAGATTTTAAAGGTTAAGAGAAGTATGGACTTTGGTTGCAAAGAAGATGGTCCCTAAAAGCAATGGGAGAAAAGTAAAGGTCAAACATTGGCCAGTTGCCTTCTAAATCACCATTTCTTCTCATTATTTCACCTTTTCAAAGATTCTTTCCTTCACATACTTCCATTCCTTTCTTTCCCTTTCAAGGCAAAGACAAACAATCCGACATCCGTATGTGTTAGCTTAGTTAAAGTCAAACATCCCTTTTTTTGCTTTTGCATTAATTACTTGATGTTAAAAAGTCCTTGCTGCTAATAATGGAATCCATTAATGCTTTGTTAGATTAGTAGAGTTAAATCTCCATTCATCTGTCATTTTCTTAATCATAGCTCCAAAATCAGAAAGTTGGTTTTGAATTTTGGAAAGCTTCTTTCTTGGAAGTTGTGTTGTTATGGATTGGATTGATTTAATAGTTGCAGAAAATCCAAGCTTTGCAAATGAAGTTGATAGGGAATACAATAACTCAGTTGATAATGAACTAAATCTTCCACTGATCTCCAAAtttcttttgttaattttgaatgAAAAAATATTAACTTCCTAGTAGTACAATCCAAGGCCTTATACCGATGGGAATAGCTTATTCAAGCAGAATGGCAATGCATAGAATTCATCATTTCTTACATCTAAACTGTATAAGCAAAACTTTTCCCACCAATGTAACCCACTGTCTTTCCGAGTTGCATCGTTTTCTCGAAAAAGTGTGCAATCCAAAATTAGAGCAACCAGAGATGCTATTGTTGCGTGAGATATGAAGATCACGATGATCACATCATTAAACTGCAATGAGAATAAGAACAAGCATTCAATAGACGAACAGAATGAAGTTAAAATATTCAAATAGTtgattctttgttttgtgtctTCCAGCTTGCTTACCCATCCCTGGCCAGAGTAAATGTGCTCTGATGGATTCAAATCTTGGTGATAATATTCTCTGAAGTATTGTGGTATTGACAAACCCAAAAAGAAGGAGGTGCCCAAGATGAATTTTGTTCTGAAACTGTTCAAGTTACAGAATTGGAGAAAACCAAGCCCAGAAGAGGCTGTAGGAAATTACATCAATGTCAGCGGTGTCTAATCTTCAACAATCATTTTTTGAAAAGTGGAAACAACACTTTTCATtgataattaaaagaaaaaataacactCGGATTATAATGAGGCAAAATAACCCTAGAAAGATATGAACCGTTGACAAATTGCAAACCATGTAGCTAGTCTTGTTAATTTTAGAATCAGATTTCACATATGGTTAGAGAGATGGGAGTACGTACAGACATAGCCGAAAAAGACACAATACAAGGCAGCAATAATTGGAAGAGGAATTGAGGCAAAAAGTGCTCCAAATTTCCCTGATATTGGAGTCAAATTTGTTAGGCAAAAAGGAAGGCAAAGTAGAGTAACTCCAAGgctaaaaaattatatatcaaTATTTAGTCACAATCATGCTAGCCTAccaaatacagagaagaaaatcATGAAGCCAGCTGATATTTGGATGACCCTTCTGCTACCAACTCTTGTTAAAGCTAATAGACCAGCATTTTCCCTACACTTTTTAAAACACATCAGAGAAGAACAGTACAACATGTGATAAATGAGGCTGGTTTTTACCAAGAATCCAATCCAATCCATTTTCCTGTCATATATAATGTCCCACTTCCAATTTTACTGTATCTGATGGTTTGCACATGCTAAAATGTATTTCAAGCAGCAATAGCCAACCAACTTGATCTTGTGATATTGTTGAAgaattttggacaaaatcttaGATTCCAACCATTCTCAACCATACCATATTTAAATCATGCGAAATAGTAAAATATATCCTAATCTTACACAGATGCACAAGTGCCAGTGACAGAACCAAACATGCCATTGAGCAAAACTCCAACTCCCTGAAATTAAAGAAGAATTGATGAGAAAATAAGATTTCATAGCTAATAAGAAAAGtaaagaacaaaagaagaatTCTAGCACAAATTAGACGCCAAAGAAGAATTCTAGCACAAATTAGACATTCATGGCACATCTTACCAGCCAACCGCTACCTCGGCTGATGATGGATGCAGGCACTGGAGTCGCACTGCCATATCTTGATGCAGCGAAAAATGTTCCGGTACTCTGAAATATCTTATTATTAGAACTAAGATGACTAGGAGGTAAATAGCTCATGGAAAAGAAGATAGATATAATACATATGAAGTCAAAGAACTTGACCTCAAAGAGGGAAACAACAGAAGCAGCCATCATTGCAAAGGCTTCTCCAGCATTGAAAGTTGGACCTCCCCATTGAAATGGATAGGGAATGTAAATCCTGCAGGCAATGAAATGAGATAATATAAACCATATAAGAACTCTCCAACAATTCTGAAAGGAACATTCTGATTCAGTAGCTATAGTTTTACCAAGGAGCAGTACTCAAAAGTCCAGCTTGATCAGTGCGACAACTTTTCTGGGTTGTTGCGGGCTTGTGATTATAAACAGTGCTTGAAGTTAAGAGTTGTGCATATAGCCAGATGATTACAATTGAAAATAACACCGAATATCGATCATAGATTggcttttttgttttcaataaaTGAGGAAGATACTGCAAAACCACAAAACCAATCAAGAAGAATTTGTGATACCCTCAAATGCAAAAAGTGAAGCCGTGAAGTGAGGCTAAAATATGAGATTTTACTTACCTGTGAGATGAAAACTATAATAATCAATCCAGGAAGTCCAATTTCTACACATTTTGCCagctaaaaatagcaaaaaacaGTATGAATAACATGAAAAAAATCAATAGGCAAGGTAAGATTGAAGAGCAAAAGGCTATCGATTGCATTACCATTGGAAAACCCAGATGATACAGACCGAGTCCAGTGAAAGTAACACAGGGAACCACAGAAAGAGGGCTAAAAAACCTAATCCAAAAGTCATTACAAAAAATTATGTACTCGTCTAAGATAACCAAGTTCAACATGGTTGAGAAACACATAAACTAAACAGTTGAGAGTTACCCACCTCACAGTATTCCTCCAAAAGCCAAGGAAACCCATAACCATTTGAAAACATGAAGCCACTATGAGAGCTCCTTGAATTCCTTGCATAGTCTGAATGAATCTCTGAAAGTATATACGACAAGTAAATGCCAAACATTATTGTTTCAGATCCCTTCAGGAGCATTAGAACCAATACAATAATGAGAAAAGTAACAAAGTATTACATCTTGAGGATCTGTCAAGGAAGCGTATCTCTTAGCGAGAACAATGGAGATTGTAGGAATAAGATAAGCATGTGAACCCACAACCACAACTGGTAATCTAGTCCCAAACAAAGACTGAAATAATGTGTTCAATCCCGAAACAAATAACAAAGTTTGAATCACTTTGGCCTTCTCAA
This region of Cucumis melo cultivar AY chromosome 7, USDA_Cmelo_AY_1.0, whole genome shotgun sequence genomic DNA includes:
- the LOC103493896 gene encoding putative nucleobase-ascorbate transporter 10, which produces MTNKPAEDPLQPHPVKEQLPGIQYCINSPPPWPEAFVLGFQHYVLTLGFSVLIPSLIVPQMGGGDVEKAKVIQTLLFVSGLNTLFQSLFGTRLPVVVVGSHAYLIPTISIVLAKRYASLTDPQDRFIQTMQGIQGALIVASCFQMVMGFLGFWRNTVRFFSPLSVVPCVTFTGLGLYHLGFPMLAKCVEIGLPGLIIIVFISQYLPHLLKTKKPIYDRYSVLFSIVIIWLYAQLLTSSTVYNHKPATTQKSCRTDQAGLLSTAPWIYIPYPFQWGGPTFNAGEAFAMMAASVVSLFESTGTFFAASRYGSATPVPASIISRGSGWLGVGVLLNGMFGSVTGTCASVENAGLLALTRVGSRRVIQISAGFMIFFSVFGKFGALFASIPLPIIAALYCVFFGYVSSSGLGFLQFCNLNSFRTKFILGTSFFLGLSIPQYFREYYHQDLNPSEHIYSGQGWFNDVIIVIFISHATIASLVALILDCTLFRENDATRKDSGLHWWEKFCLYSLDVRNDEFYALPFCLNKLFPSV